One genomic window of Acidimicrobiales bacterium includes the following:
- a CDS encoding class I SAM-dependent methyltransferase, whose protein sequence is MPALFDGVADHYDRARPSYPDGIYDALDAELDGLSGKVVVDLGAGTGIASRQLLARGAQVIALDLAEQMIRRARRADPPTPSAVADGCAVPLRSGCAELVSFAQSWHWFDVARTAPEIVRVLVPGGLWAAWWSHPRADGEEWFEALQALLERACPSYSRQHRNTGNRTWEDEPVGATGLFRTGRKVIVAWAREVSCHDWILETRSTSYVSALDPGAREILISAIDQVIAGGFPSGRMRVPYSTHVWMARAA, encoded by the coding sequence ATGCCGGCCCTCTTCGACGGCGTCGCCGACCACTACGACCGGGCTCGGCCCAGCTATCCCGACGGGATCTACGACGCCCTCGACGCCGAGTTGGACGGCCTGTCCGGCAAGGTCGTCGTCGACCTCGGAGCCGGCACGGGCATCGCCTCCCGTCAGCTGCTGGCCCGCGGCGCCCAGGTCATCGCCCTGGACCTGGCCGAGCAGATGATCCGGCGGGCCCGGAGGGCCGACCCGCCGACTCCCTCCGCCGTTGCCGACGGCTGTGCCGTCCCGCTGCGCTCGGGCTGCGCCGAGCTGGTGTCCTTCGCCCAGTCCTGGCACTGGTTCGACGTGGCTCGGACCGCACCGGAGATCGTCCGGGTCCTGGTTCCGGGTGGTCTGTGGGCGGCGTGGTGGAGCCACCCGCGGGCCGACGGCGAGGAATGGTTCGAGGCCCTCCAGGCGCTGCTGGAGAGGGCGTGCCCCAGCTACTCCCGCCAGCACCGAAACACCGGCAACCGCACCTGGGAGGATGAGCCGGTCGGTGCCACCGGACTCTTCCGAACCGGCCGGAAGGTGATCGTGGCCTGGGCCCGCGAGGTCAGCTGTCACGACTGGATCTTGGAGACCCGGAGCACCTCCTACGTGAGCGCGCTGGATCCCGGGGCGAGGGAGATCCTCATCTCTGCGATCGACCAGGTCATCGCCGGCGGCTTCCCGAGCGGCCGAATGCGGGTGCCGTACAGCACGCATGTGTGGATGGC